CAGCAGATGCAGGTGGATAAATCCTCTGATTCTCAGACATGGCTATATGTAGCACAGGGTCCCCCCCAAAAGTTTAGGTTTAAACTGTACTGTATGAGGGGTAGCAAAACTGAAACATCAAGCATATTGGCTGATCATCTACATTTGGGGTAAAAATAATCTTAAAAATGCAGACCTATATGATAAAAATTAGAAGTTGGCAAGTTGGCCACATCTCCTCAACTTATCTATTCAGATTTGTGCACGACTTCATTCAGCCTGTAAACACTAGCAAGCCTGCCTGGAAATCACGTGGATTTTGGACAGCTCTTGGAAATgattgtgggtgtgtgtggggtgagATTCACACCTGTGTGCCTCCTCCCTGGAGGTCAGCAGCTCTTGCATTTGTTGTAGCTTGTCTTTATGCTGCCGCAACGATGCCCTGAGTATTTCTACCTCTCGCTTCAGGACAGCACACTTGTTCTCCAGCTCCTGCTTCCTCTTCATCTGATGGAGAAACAAAAGTTTtaaatcattgttttttttattgcacaGTAAGACAAATAAATCTGTCTGTGCTTCCACGGTTGCCTTATTGCAAAAGCTGTAATTAATCTAGTTACTTATAAAATTAGTGTTTACTTTAATAGATCATTAAAGTAATTTCTgtagtattttatttaaatgctgTTCCCAAAAAAACTGAAACGATAACTATAAAAGATACGTGACTAAAATTCATAATATTTTAACTCGTTCAGCCTTTTAGCGACCTTCACAAACAAGCTCGCTAAATCACCTCATTACTAAAGCCAGTTTAGGAGGAGCGTTTGATTCCTCACATTTATCCAGTCCTCACTGAATGGGGTGAACAAGGCTAAATGGCTAGAAAGTAGAATGACATTAATGACGTCATTAAAAAGTTTAATGACATTAATccatatttctatttttaaaatgctagctagcagaTCCTTGAATTTTTGGGCTAAAAACTTACCAatgcattttaatattaaataggTTTATGACTATACACTCTAAACATGCTTAAATGGATCTTTAAGCAATGCTCTAAAAAACACTTGTTCTTATAAACAGGCATTTCTGTAAAAGAGCTGTGAAAGGGATCAGTCAACACCTTTACATTGCCTTCTTTAAatctttgaaaggttcttcacacatcacaGATCTTTTCTGAACAGATTCTTTATTTATAGCTACCGAGTGCTGACTGCCTGGCCAGCTTATGCACTCATTGGCCGTTTGCACTCGCTGACATCTTGAATGTACTCAAGGTCGTGTTTAAAAGGCAGTGTTGAAATATTCCTGCTGCTCTGTGTAGAGAATACAAGTGCAGTTGTGTGTTTACAAATGATTAGTCAGTTCCACTCTGTGATCTGGCTCAACATTCAACGTTCATTCTGGACTCCTTGTGTAGAGAGCCCCCTAATGTCTGATTACACCAGAAGGCATAATCAAACAGTACTTTCACTCACTACAAGCTGTGTCTTATTACCTCTTCAGCTTTCTGCCTGGCCCCGAGTGCCTCTTCCTGCAAAACACTCTCCTCTAGACTGCGCAGCGCCCTCTTGTGTTGGTCCGCTTGGCTGCGCAGCTGCTCCAGCTGTTCTGCTGAGTTCTTACACCTTTCCTCCAACTCCTCCACCCGAGCCTGCTGCGCCGTCCGGTCAGAGCGCTCCTTCAGCAGCAACTCCTTCAATCTGTCATATGAATATAGTTTAATTTAGGTAAACAGGTGtgtatgaaataaataaataaataaataaatagaaagaaaaatcagtggcatgcaaaagttttggcaccgcTGATCATAATATCTGTGAATAGTTTAAAGAAAGGCGGAAAAAAATGCAAAcaaaagcaccttgcaaactttCAAGCACTTTCAAGCAAGAGATTCAAGAGATCTAATCTCTAAGATTTAAGCGCTCAAATTTCTGTCAGTGAGGAAATAAGATTTTGATTACAAGttattgtgattaatattttagTACTAATAGTATAACACAAAAATACACCTGCACACTCATTCACATGCACACGCAGTCCTAGCTTATCTGCATGGATCCAATAGCAATTTTCTTACCTTCAGATTTATTACCTTCTTTAAATTGAAGAGTAGTCTTTTAAGGCTAAGAGTATATTTACTGCTGAAAGGCCAAATTCACAGTTGACAGTGGCATTCTGTTCctttttgaattattttttaatttcatCCAGTAAGGTATTTTTACTGCATACAAGCTTCAGATTCTCTGCAGTTACACTCAAccagctctgtgtgtgtcagGAAAAAACTACTTTAAAATATTCAAGGTTTTGCCATGCCATTCACTTTCCCTAAATATCATCAGAAAACTGAACAGACCTCAAAAGTGCAGTAAGTCAGCTTAAGAATTACACAGAACTAGAGGGCTTTTGCAAGGAATGAGTGAAAATCCCCCCAAACAAGTgtgaaagactcttagctgcgGCATGCAGGGTGTCAAAACCTTTTCCTTTTTATGAAAATATGCCATTAAGTATGTAACTTCAAGCTGTATGAAAACCATGTCATCTTTTTAGCACTTCATTTCAGTAACAGAAAAATTGATGCCCAAATGTGACTGTAAAGTGGGCCTCAGGGGAAATGAGCAGGGGACTGCATCATAAAGAAGACCCTGTTAATGAAGCGAATTTCATGGTGGAAAACCAAGGTCAGCCAGTATCCCCTCCACAAATGACGTTTTTGTATCTTGGTTACCAAATCTAGTCTAGTTTAGTAAAGTATATTAAAAgttctattatatattataataataataataataatatattataattattaggaAATTAGGAATAAGaatttgtcattgaaacattaCCAACAGACTCAAGATTTAATCAAACTCAGCACAAATAATATCTTCCATAATATCTAAAATATGCAGTAGGATTTGTTGAGCTCACAAATaatgatcatcatcattctgGTTTTGAGTTACAGAGTTACTACAGTTTACTCTGACCTCTATAAGATTAACGTAATTAGCGAGAACAAGTACCAAAGTCAAGAGTTGAGCTGATGGATGAGTGACTCCAGACATATGTCGGTTAACACGCCTTTAATCTTCAGATTAATTAAGACTCAGAGGGGACAGAGCCACTAGAGGCCTGTCCTGTGCACAGACCCTCTACGTCATTCAGCATCCATATGGATGTTTGCAGTTTGATCTTTCTAAGATCAGTGAACCTCTGAATTTTTCTTAATTATTCAAAAATATACTCAAATTCTAAGAACACAGCTTGAgcttgtagcagtagtagactCAGCAGCTCCGTTTTATGAATGCACCAAAGGAATAGCTTAAATGTAGTagatcagtcaagacatgtttcATGAATAAAGTTTGCTTCGTTAGTTTCGATCTCCTGCAAcaaggctaatgctgctaaaGAGAATTAAAGGTAAGATGCTTAACATGTAACACACCTCGAGCCAATTATTATATACTCACCTTGAATCATGCAACAATACTCTCAAATAAACCTGATTAGGCTTCacagctgctactactgctgcttttAGAGAACATGGATAACGGTGCAGTGTTGTGTAGAGAGCAGTGTTAGAACCTAGATTATGGAATTATGTAAGAaaatggcctaaaggttagataAGTGGGCTTGAAACCTGGCAGGGGTAGAGCTAGGAGGAGTGAAGGAATAGTGCTTTCTCCATGGCTGCCCATTGCTCTGGGTATGTTTGTCCACCCTCCAAATTCAGTTGCACTACAAGCTACATTCAGCTTTATAACTGACATAAATGCATGTGATTGGATCATTTTTGGAAACTAAAAACCATTTTCATATCAAAAAAATTCTCTTTTTGTGCGTTTCCTCACCTGTCAGTTGTATGTAGAGCCATGCTCTGGAGATCTTTCTCCTCAACGGCACGCGTCTGCAGGCCCTTCACTTGCTCTGTGAGCTTCTTCACAGCCTGCTCTGCCTTCCAGCGCCGCTCCCGCTCTTGGTCCCGCTCTTCTACTATCGCCTGCAAAGACACAACAAACATATCTTTTCTCTTCATGCGCCCATTCGCATTCCTCAGCTCGACCACTTTAGCATCTTTAAAGAATGCTGTGAACTTCCAAAGACCCATTTGCATACTCTGTATGTCTCCTCTTCGGTTTGATGTGGCTTTTTGTCAGGAGTGATTCGGCCCACTCCAAGACCCCTCTTCCCTGAGGCTGGCGCGTCTGTACATCCCAGGCTCTGGACAGCTGCCCGCCGCCTGGAGCCAGCGGCAAGCTTTGAGCCCCGCCGCTTTTGTGCATCTGTTTCACTAGAAAGGAAGCGGACACCATTCCAAACAAACCTAATTAATGAGGCAGAATAATGACATTAACAAAGACCAAACAGCACGCAGTGAGACGAAAACGAattctgtgtgtttgtagacTTCTTTGTGAGAAAAGAAACAACTAAAATAGCCTGAAACCAATTTATAGACATTCTAGACCATGAATGTAAACTtatccaaactcaactatgagcAGCCCTGTTTATACATAAAAGCCATTTTGTGGCATTCAACTTTAATGGCACTGCACTTTAATGGTGTTTCTGAAAATAAGGATAAATCCCAACGTTTACAGCGCAACAATAAATCATCATTAAAGTGCAGCAACAGAGCAAGTGTCACCATGTTTGCTCCAATGAAGCCAAATGAACTGCAgttgaactggtgacagggtaaTCATTCACGTCCGAGAGTAATCTCTAATAGGGAGGAGCAAAGGCAATTACCGGACTAGATAAATTACAGGAGCATATCAAAGCCTTTGTCTCTAGGCAAAGACTAGTCCTTTTGTGACTTTGACGGACTGCACTTAACAAATGCAATTCAGTTCAAGTACACTGTAACGGAGAGTCAATGCACCTGTCCGATCGTTTGCTTTTGGCATCTTTCAGCAGCTTCTGTCCCGTGGTCCTTTTGGGACAAGGAATTCTTGAGTGCCGTTGATTCTCCTTTGCATTGTCACACTCGCTCTCTGATGTCTGATCAGTGTCCCTTTTTGCTTTCCGTACTACAGACTGAGAAGCTGTGCTCGCATCCGGGCCTGCTGGAGTctgggattaaaaaaaaaaaaacaaaaaaaaaacaacacacacacaagaagaaaaaaaaaagtgcaaggTTTTAAAGTAGCCAAAATTTAAAATGTTGTGAAAGAAAATTTgctcaaaaatgtaaaaatagtaaatatgtgaGTGTGATTGGGGCAAAAAATGCTTAGACAGTTGTATCATAATGAAATATGCCAGGTTTTCTTTTATAGGGGGCTCTTAAAGTTTAAAATCGATAATCATAATCCTGAAAACACATCACAGTTCACAGTTCTTTAAATAAAAGGCAGTCAATAGTGTCAATTATAGAAAACATGGTAGCACACAGGTTCATGATTTGAGAAACTCGTAGTAATAATAGAACTTTAAATAAGAAGACCTGAGCTCGCCGACTAAACATTCTAAGACCAACCTCCAACATCTGAATGTTGACAGTAGTTTTAGAGAGAATAACTGTCCGTGGCacaccagtaaaacaccacCAAACCAAACAGCAGGTCCTCATTATTAGAAAAACGGGGAATAACAAAAAGTTGAAAGCTTTAATCCATATGCAGACAGGATTAAATTTACATGGGGACCTGGGGTAATTCCCTCTTTCACAAGGGAATTCTCCTTCATCCTCGAAGAACATTACAGGCTGAACCACCTACTGTTCTTCACTGAACTCAGCGATTATCTGACATTTTAAACCCGTTCTGATTTACATCtctgtatatttacagtgtaaaaatggATTAAGGAttttaaaaactcaaaaaacagTTTGCACTGGAGGAGCACCACAAGCTTTTGAAAAAGGTTAGCTTCACCTCATTTAGGATGGCAAAACACCAGTAATCGGACTGCATCTCCACAGGGTAGCACTGAAGTGTACTTTGAAAGGTTTGGCAATAAGCAAGTCCTCTTTTTCCATCATCCAAAGCGATGCCATTATCAAtgtcttaataaaaaacaagacTAAACAGCGGAATTGGTGGGCTTGTAGCTATGGTAACCAGGAAAACGTGAGTTTCTAGTGGATGCGCAGCCGCATGTGGAACATCatcaaacacaaacataaatTCATCATGTCCATTTTAACCAAACATTTCCGGACAAACAGGAACAAACGCAAACCAACtcattgtttgtgtttgttcggTCAGTGTTTTCTGGCTTTAACAGCTCTCAGCTGTTCATTAGAAGAGCTgaacatgaaaaaaaagatGCATTTTCCTGAAAAGTTGGCCACTGCTGCATTAAGATTGCATGTGTAGACATACATGAAACAGTGGCTAAGTGGCGGATGCAGATTCCCTGAAAACATCAGATCTGTCAAGGCATATAATGTGTTCGTGCAACATGTAAACATAATTAAGTACATAGCATAAGTAATGTAAACATATCTTAACTGCTCAAACAAATCAGATATGGGCCTTTACCATGCCGGATGAGGACTATAGGCTCCTGATATACCTTGTGGAAGAGTTGAGACACCTGCTGTTCCAGTTTTTTAAGGCGGAGCTCATTTGTCTGGTTCTCTGAAGTGAAGTTTCGTCTGTGTGGGCTGCGCTGAGGGTGGTCTTGCGTAGTCATTTCATCGGGCGTCCCCAAAGCTTGGCCGCGGTGTCGAAACTGAGTAAGAACCTCATCAATCCGGGGAGTGGGAAGAGGAGCATCTGGCTGGACCTATGTGACAGAGAGCTAATGAGCCTTGACATTGCCATTCCTATGAATGTAGGATTGAACACATCACGCATCACATGActcattttggaatatttcagTAAACTGACTCTAATAAATTTATTAAACACATAAGAAAGGTCCAGGGTGTGTTTAATTTTAATTACTGAAtagaaaaaaagttttaaactGTGGTTTAAAATTGATACTTCAATTTATCAatcaaaataaacaacataCTTTATAGAAAACTAAAGGGTTTAATAATTCAGATTATTTCAGAGTTCTATTACGCTTTCAGATGGTTGAACATGCAGTATTTGTTGCAGCTCTAAACAGCATTATGGAAGACTTCCGTTTTGATTAAAAGGCTAAAATATGCACCAGCTCTGTGCTGACATTAGTGTCTGTTGAAATAAGAAATTCCAGAAAATCCTCCAGGCCAGGCACATCCAGTGGACTCTCATCTCCTGAAGGGGCACGATTCCCCAGTCTGTCTTCTCCATCAAGAGTGGAGACCTGCTGCAAAGACTGCATGACCATCTCCCTGTAGCCTACAGATGAAAGAACATACAGCATATAGAATTAAAAGGACTTTGTCTAGCAGAACCTCACTTCTGACTGGACTTGGAGCATGATTGTGAATTAGGCCAATTATGACTATGGTCTATTAAACCTGTACATCTCTTTAAATGAATGggaacatttaattagcagATGATCGTTTGATAAAagtaattaaaacatttttgttaaaTTACACTGGACATGGTCAGCCAAGGCAGACTAGGAGGAGTCCATTAAACAGGCATGTCTAAAAAGCTGtgattaaatatatttacaagATTAGGTCTATTTACAAGAAAGAAAAGATTCATACTCAGTTTTTAATATTGCTTTGTTACCCTACCATTATTTTTGTGCAATGCAATATTTCTTTTATGTGAATTTTGAAATCTCAAAATTGATGATGGAAATCACAGGATGTTATTACAATTACTGCTCATGGTgtaaacaacaataaataaataaatcagttagttagttagctcaCTAGTAACACTTTTATGGCAATAATAAATGTTATGTTCTTGGCAAAAAAGTGGACAGAATTAATGACAACAGGACAATCAGATTAATATTTTCAAAATTAATTAAAGTCTGGGTCTGAAACAAGAAAACAATGAAATTCAAGAATCATAGGTCCTTGATTCATATAAAGAAAATCAGAAGTAGATGATGGAGGTACAAACGGTCAAAACTGTTTGTATGTGAActcataaaatatataataaatgtaataagaaACAAATCTGAAAACTGTATTAAACTACGATTCCTACAATGAATAGGTGAAGAAACACCAACCACTCAGAAACCTCAGAGGCTTTCTACTTTTAATTTATAACACAGAGTGCCATCACATCACACCAATGGCTTGATTTAGCTGCAAAAACAGAGGTGTGTTTAGGGCTTTGACCACTCTATTGGGTTGGAAGACTTGCAGAGAGACCTGGTGTGACTAAACTGAAAGAATGAAAAATCACTTTAAAATGGCTGCCAACCTGGAAGACTGCAGACTGGATTATCCACACCGTCCATACAAAGAGTAACATCTCTCAGATTGCGCAATCCCACCATGCACTGCAGTAGATGGTTCATGCTGTCCAGATGGTTACTGTGAAGCTGGAGATGTTTCAGTTTGTATTCAGCTCCATGAAGATATAAGAGGCCTGcagacacacaacacaacactgtgGAGATGTACCCATACCTACACTATTgcactaaagtattgggacacctgctaattcattcttttaaaatgaagtttaccctgcatttgttggagtagcttCTCTgcttttctactagattttggagcattgctgtgaggatttaattgcattcagtgacagatCGTTCTCATCTcatccccaaaagtactggatggagccccataattccagagaatacaggttcactgctccatagctctgGGAGGCTTTATAGCCCTGTAGTTTATGCCtagaattaggcatggtgccaacaagttcatgtttatctgcttcagagagtcctattctgttggcaatacttctcggCAGGggcaagacaagctgtgtgtgtgtgtatttgcacatttgtgtcagcaatgggtgcaacttaaagtagttaaatgcattcattggaaggggtgtccacaaacatttggacatagtgtatgaACATATAAATATGCTCCCCAGACAATAAATTAGTAGCATTTCTTCTCAAATGCTTGGTTATGCTTCCCTGTGCCTTAATAAACAGCGTCAATCCTGTCATGTATGACCTTTTGAGAAAGGTCTTGTCCCTTTTCATTCCACCCCTACACTAACTCCAAGCAGAACACCACCCTGACACTCTCACATTCCAGGGGGGCAACAGAAGGGTGCACAGCCACAACCATCAAGATGCAACACTGGGACATTCTGACTGACCACCAAGGCCACCAAGGAGGagtcttgttttcttttcatCACACAGATGACCGAGTACGTGTGCACTGTTGACCTGTGAAGGTGATGGAATCAGGATGAACTGTGGGAGGAAGACAAACCAGTGGAGgcagtgtgatgctctgggcAGTGTACTATCGAGTGTTTGTGGGATGTGCTGGAACAGGgtggccccacctcacaacttgggGCATTTTCACACCCGGTTAAATTGGACTCTGTCCCCGGTCAaacccaactatcaggtgtacACCGCAAGCTGAACGGCTTCCCTAGCAAGGTGTTATCCTGGTATACTGCCCATATATCTACTACAGCTATGAATAAATACTATCCCTGCCATTGCTCCATGTTAAATTGCAtaacatttctattagtccagaATACAGGACCTtattcctgtatttactttcttgctcccaCCCCAGACAGGACTGACCATTAAGCCCCTGATTCGGACCACAGTAAATAACCACAGAGGCGGGTCCAACAGGGACCAACATAATTTTACGCATATCATACAGAGAACTGTACTTCATAAACAGCAACCGGTATATTATGATAACCTACTGTTGAAATGTTAACTTACCAGTCAGGTCATTTATTTGATTGTAAGACAAGTTGAGCCTTGTGACATTTATGAGTCCATTAAGACCTAAACAGGGGGAATCTGGTTTATCAGTCATGGCACAAAAATAACTTTGCATTCATTTGACAGAATTCTGCCcaaaaaagcatataaacacattaaaaaatgaCAGAACAGCTTTGGCTGCACTGTACTATTATTAGCAAGCTTTACCTTCCACCTTGGTGATGTTATTGCAAGACAGGTTCAAGGTGCGCAATGAAGTAAGGCCGCCAAGGCCCTCGATGCGAGAGATGTGATTGGACGAGAGGTCGAGGTGTCTTATGTGCCATGCTGTCGTCAAACCTTCAATCTTTGACAGTCGATTACAGTGGAGATTTACAGATGTGATACTGGAGTTTAGTGGAACCTCtaataaactataaaaaagagaaatattcACAATGAAACATAAACGACAAACACCAGCACAAAGTAATATCAGAATGGAATTCTTTTTGAGAACAGCTGTGCAAGTGCCAGGGGGATGGGCAGCTCCAAGGGGTGAAAGAAAAAGGAAGTCgggggaataaataaataaaaacaaaaacacacacacacacacacaaatatacacacacattatattattttgaaATCATCAGCGTTACAGAGAAATGTAACACTTATTCTGTTGGGCAGCATCAGGAATagaatgcagatattttagggCAGTAGTCCACCATCACCTAAACACTGACCTCGTCCTATTAGTTGCACCTGCAGCCTTGCACCCCTCGTTTGCTGGGTCTCCGATTTCTTTACGTTTTTATATATACTCTGGAGCAACCCCTATGAGCACTTAATATGTCGGCATTAAATCACACTTTCGTAAAGAAAATTAACCTGTGACGTTCCTCacataaaacaaacaattaaCAGAGAATAAAGCTCTAAGCGTGAGTGGAATATATTATCTTTTTCTTTATCAAGATTGAAATGATTTGGTCGGTCATGTTTCTTAAGACAAAGTGTGTCCATATACTTTTCAAAACTTTCAGACACCTTGAGACTCAAACGTTGGGTTACTGTATAGTAGGGCCTTGATAATACTGTGTCAGTCCCAAACCCTACCAGCTCTGGTCCTGGAGAGCTCAGGTCCAGCACAGCTTGATGTTGATTTCCCTGATCAAAACACCCCTATATAttacacacagatgcagattaatatACATGAAGATTACCTTGAAATATCTTTATCTATTAGGCAAAGCTCTCCAACAGCCATGACCTGTAAGGAACCTGTTTGAGAAAATGACAGTGAAGACAACACAGCCAGCCTCAGTGAAGTGCAAAGCAATTGATCATTacagaacaaacagaaacaagctgttactaactaactaatgtGCTTCTGAGAAGTGCTGAGATCTACATTAGacataaaaaatataacaaaaatatattatGCCATAAACCTGACCGTGAAACGAGGTAAACAGACCTGTTGGTTAGCTGCAGTACTTTACAGAGAGCTGTGGGAGAGAGACGCGTCGCCAAGGCACAGAAAGCAGGGCTGTATGTTAGCTCGCTAGCCTAACGATAACAAGTGCTAGCTAACAAGTCTGTGTTTGCTGGCTATGAGACTGTTTTACTTAATTTACCTCAAATTATGTGAAACCTGCATCTAGTTCATGCCTACTTTTCGTACTTAGCTAAGGCGTTGCTTAGGTCTTAGAAAACATGAGGATCAACGATGAGGATGTTTCTtactagccagctagctaaagtgacctaggtagctagctagctaagtctTACCTTAGATTAAGGTTAACCTTCATTTAGTTATACAGTTAAACTGGAAAAGTAACGTTAATAATGAGTGTTATCTACAGCTGTCATCGCTTCGTGAACAGGTTTCCTGTCCAGGACTGAATTAGCCCGCTGGCTAACGGTGGCTAGCTATCGATGTGTGTGAATCTGCAGGTTGGGGAatttagttagctagctagctagagcTAGACAAGCTAACTTCATCTCCCCTAAACCAAAAACTAGCGATTAACTGTAAGACTGTAAAGTCAGATCCAAGTTACTAACTAGCTACCAGTCAGTTTGGGCTTGTGTCGAGGGCTGGatatctagctagctaagaCCTAGACGACCAGCTGActtagctaacgtagctagctACACAGTCGAAAGCCACCGTTAGCTAACTAGATACATTAAGAGCAATGTATTGATTAACGCTATAAATAAAAACTGTATGAATAATAAAGTGGGAAATATTATTGATAGTGTGGATCAGAATATCTGAACCTACTGTGATAAACTCCACCTAGCGCTGACTGTTCACCGAGAGTCACAACACTGCCCTGCTGTGAAGATTGAACAGCGCGCCCCTCGAGGCGGGACGTCCTCCGCTCCTCTATAAAGGGCGGACTCGGGTCCGCGGTGTCTGAGCGgctcctcgttagtatagtggtaAGTATCCCCGCCTGTCACGCgggagaccggggttcgattccccgacggggagagcTACACTTTTCCCTCCCGTTGTCCCGAAGACCACGTTTTCTCTTGGTTGTGTCTTTATATAGTGTAGTTCTGAACTCAGCCTAATTCTCCAAAACGAACGGGAGCCCCCAAAAGCCATCGATTCACGTCGTTTATTTGTTCACACTTTTTCTCATGATGaggttaattattattatttattaattattatttgttttctccAAATCTCAAGTGGTTTGTGTTCTTATGACTACATACTGATTGAGGATTAGTGTCTATAAGGGCTTTGGGATTACAGTTTGAGGATGTCCTGCGGGTTGTCGGGCAGTAGAGGGCGCTCCCAAGCGAGTCCACAACGAAGGGATTAATATGGAGCATTTCAGCAAAATCATAATTTATAAATGTTTGATCATCTtcatacagacagacaaacgCGCTAATTTCCTCAACACAGAACAACCACATATAATCACATTGAGACTTAAACTGTAAAGCTTTTCCACTCCAGTTATATGTCTTTTGTAATGTTGAGCATTGGGGGTATACACAGATTTAAtacatctttatttttattttaataatatacatGTTTAACAAAATATTGTAATTGAGCTTTTAGCCGCTTTTAGCTCCATTCTGTCTTATTCATTGATGACTTAAACGCGGGCTCCCTCCATTAATTGTGGGAAATAGGAAATGGCCAGGCTCTTAATACACTGGCTCTGGTATTACCAATATAATTTTTTTGATGTTTAACAGCATAATTGATTTGGAATCTTGTCTTTTTCAGGAATATAGGGTCATCACGTCTACAAGGATCTTCTGACCATGGTCACGGTAAATATGGCAGTGCTTGGGACAATGTGCTGTCTACAGTACGAAAGGTCTACTAAAACTATTCCATTATTTTAAAAGGTTATGTTGTGAGAACGATCTTGAGAAAACAAATTCACGTGACCTCAACCTCatgaaaataaacagtaatttgaGAATCAGTGGCCTCTACATGTATGTAGGCACTGTTAGCAGCCAGTCCTCGTCTTAGATGTCACTGAAGCACCATTTTGGAGGTATTGTCATGCTGTATGCTGTTTACCTGGGTCGGAGGTCGGAGCTGGGAATAACTTCACACCTGACTTGACCATGTCCCAGTTAAACATCAGGATAACTGTGCACTATTTCTAAACACTCTCTCCAGGATCACTTTTTATGTCCCaagttagcactgttagcaataCCAATTGATAACAAAGCATTTGACACATTAGACACTATTTTGCGCATCCAAACATCTTGGAAACACGTCCACAGATGAAAGTTGAGCAGTACTGAGTGTAAGACTGATTTAAGGAGACACAAATGGACAGAAAGtcttaataaatatataactaaTACATAACTACTGCTTTTTATTACTGTTGCTGTCCGGCACAGCCATCTTGGATTTCGGACCTCGGGGCTGATAAGGCTCTCCTGACTTTGCA
This portion of the Salminus brasiliensis chromosome 9, fSalBra1.hap2, whole genome shotgun sequence genome encodes:
- the lrrcc1 gene encoding leucine-rich repeat and coiled-coil domain-containing protein 1 isoform X1 — translated: MAVGELCLIDKDISSLLEVPLNSSITSVNLHCNRLSKIEGLTTAWHIRHLDLSSNHISRIEGLGGLTSLRTLNLSCNNITKVEGLNGLINVTRLNLSYNQINDLTGLLYLHGAEYKLKHLQLHSNHLDSMNHLLQCMVGLRNLRDVTLCMDGVDNPVCSLPGYREMVMQSLQQVSTLDGEDRLGNRAPSGDESPLDVPGLEDFLEFLISTDTNVSTELVQPDAPLPTPRIDEVLTQFRHRGQALGTPDEMTTQDHPQRSPHRRNFTSENQTNELRLKKLEQQVSQLFHKTPAGPDASTASQSVVRKAKRDTDQTSESECDNAKENQRHSRIPCPKRTTGQKLLKDAKSKRSDSETDAQKRRGSKLAAGSRRRAAVQSLGCTDAPASGKRGLGVGRITPDKKPHQTEEETYRAIVEERDQERERRWKAEQAVKKLTEQVKGLQTRAVEEKDLQSMALHTTDRLKELLLKERSDRTAQQARVEELEERCKNSAEQLEQLRSQADQHKRALRSLEESVLQEEALGARQKAEEMKRKQELENKCAVLKREVEILRASLRQHKDKLQQMQELLTSREEAHRKELSTRLVPGGAEFREAVGKEVAAVEERHAQRYTEMEQKLSGAHQQYASLEDEFRMALTIEANRFSEVKEGFDHVSTQLSEVKAALNESQRKEKQSGSLVQELTAMVKEQKARIAELIKAKRDIVTELKTRVRTLEAGAEEERRVSVQLELLKKEKSRLISQLAAQESVIEGLRAERRLWGQELAQQGASLAQDRGRLEARIEVLSTELETQKKQNEKDNDALRIKAKIVDDQTETIRKLKEAVQERDQQLRALREENLEAQRRFQQQQEEEMASVAELRDTVEKLSLRKEELKQQLFDKEAEMKELKEAYSASSRKWQDKADLLTRLEGQVKRMKEGFDTKERALLEERDKASQAHKAAVEKLHCVDDAFRRQLESLQASHQAELLQLANAKQKQMEQANQRVFQVEEEMRQLLEETESNKRAMEEKMRRLTSVLRDF